One Chloroflexota bacterium DNA window includes the following coding sequences:
- a CDS encoding mechanosensitive ion channel, which yields MTLDSELLIHILQAIGLSVGAAILLRLLGRFAPVRRVQASALAGALAAGAYIILRGSGIPNEAAVLRVVAAFGLMLAANALLQLFDLLLWDYILGRRRHMVVPRLLVDLFNFIVLVVIALAVLKQVFNVDLSALVVTSTVVSAVIGLALQDMLGNVVAGLALQLERPFAVGDWVLVSGHEGQVVQLNWRTLTIKTRDSHNVIVPNANVAKQEIINYSRPTDLQRMHATLGVAYRHPPVVVKEALFRAAAGAEGVAADPPPEVIIKDFGEFAVHYDVRYWLTDYARAHQIGDSVLTRIWYELRRADITIPFPARDVTVRTLTEDHETRAQAQLRRDTFAELRPLAVFAPLSDAQIETLVRGADLHRYTAGETLVRQGDAGDSLFVIKSGQVRVDVRSESGQVTTVAVLHPGDFFGEMSLLTGEPRTASVVAQAETEVVVVDKPDFAAVLAADTGILDGLSLALETRARNVVEQVAAADAASIRQPPQRAALVKRIRGFFGVP from the coding sequence GTGACTCTCGACTCGGAACTCCTCATTCACATCCTCCAAGCCATCGGCCTCAGCGTGGGCGCGGCGATCCTTCTGCGCCTGCTGGGGCGCTTTGCGCCCGTGCGCCGGGTGCAGGCCTCGGCCCTGGCCGGGGCGCTGGCCGCCGGAGCCTACATCATCCTGCGCGGCTCCGGCATTCCCAACGAGGCGGCAGTGCTGAGGGTGGTGGCCGCCTTCGGCCTGATGCTGGCCGCCAACGCCCTCCTACAATTGTTCGACCTGCTGTTGTGGGATTACATCCTTGGCCGGCGGCGGCACATGGTCGTGCCGCGCCTGCTGGTGGACCTCTTCAACTTCATCGTCCTCGTCGTCATCGCCCTGGCAGTGCTCAAGCAGGTCTTCAACGTTGACCTCAGTGCCCTGGTCGTCACCTCCACCGTCGTCTCGGCTGTCATCGGTTTGGCTTTGCAGGACATGCTGGGCAACGTGGTGGCCGGGCTGGCCCTGCAATTGGAGCGGCCTTTTGCAGTGGGCGACTGGGTGCTGGTGAGCGGCCACGAAGGCCAGGTGGTTCAACTCAACTGGCGCACACTCACGATCAAGACCCGCGACAGCCACAACGTCATCGTGCCCAACGCCAACGTCGCCAAGCAGGAGATCATCAACTACTCGCGGCCCACCGATTTACAAAGGATGCACGCCACGCTGGGCGTCGCCTATCGTCACCCGCCCGTCGTGGTCAAAGAGGCGCTGTTCCGGGCCGCCGCCGGGGCCGAAGGCGTGGCCGCCGACCCGCCGCCGGAAGTCATCATCAAAGACTTCGGCGAATTTGCCGTTCACTACGATGTCCGTTACTGGCTCACCGATTACGCCCGCGCTCACCAAATTGGCGATTCGGTGCTGACCCGAATCTGGTACGAACTGCGCCGGGCCGACATCACCATTCCCTTCCCGGCTCGCGACGTTACCGTTCGCACCCTGACCGAAGATCACGAGACGCGGGCGCAGGCGCAGTTGCGGCGCGACACCTTCGCCGAGCTTCGCCCGCTGGCCGTGTTCGCACCGTTGAGCGACGCCCAAATTGAAACGCTGGTGCGCGGCGCCGACCTGCACCGTTACACCGCCGGCGAAACGCTGGTGCGCCAGGGCGACGCCGGCGATTCGCTCTTTGTGATCAAGAGCGGCCAGGTGCGGGTGGACGTGCGAAGCGAGAGCGGGCAGGTGACCACTGTGGCCGTCCTCCACCCCGGCGATTTTTTTGGCGAGATGAGCCTGCTCACCGGCGAGCCGCGCACCGCTTCCGTCGTCGCCCAGGCCGAAACCGAAGTCGTGGTGGTGGACAAGCCCGACTTTGCCGCCGTCCTCGCCGCCGACACTGGCATCCTCGACGGCCTCTCGCTGGCCCTTGAGACTCGCGCCCGCAACGTTGTCGAACAAGTGGCCGCCGCCGACGCCGCCTCAATCCGCCAACCTCCCCAGCGCGCCGCCCTCGTCAAACGCATTCGCGGATTCTTCGGCGTCCCATAA
- a CDS encoding O-acetylhomoserine aminocarboxypropyltransferase/cysteine synthase — protein sequence MTTDDGRWTTVVCRPSSIVFHGDFAMTHHFTTLALHAGYDATTGGGLFPPLHMAVAYPFDSAERGQQMCLGEDPGFTYSRVANPTNDILEKRLAAMEGAEAGLAASSGLAAVFMAVLEVVQHKPNAEVVCSGRVYGNTKNQLRLTWTRLGVTPRFVDSPEDLSAWEAAINDKTAIVYVESPSNPDVFVADVKGLADLAHRHNLPLMIDSTLATPAILRPLALGADVVIHSTTKYLSGHSAALGGAIIGRRDFVEGIRNGHYHFTGPTMSAFNAWLTLMGVETLGLRMARAVSSAQQVAEYLAAHPKIKSVNYPGLPSHPQHKLAMAQMGSGGTSLMSFVLDGGRREAWQVLESFKVILQATHLGSNQSVAVHPATTTHVRQPVEMRVAAGVVDGMIRLSVGLEEPDDLIGDLDQALKKFSIYQTGS from the coding sequence ATGACGACGGACGATGGACGATGGACAACTGTCGTCTGTCGTCCATCGTCCATCGTCTTTCACGGAGACTTCGCCATGACCCATCACTTCACCACCCTTGCCCTTCACGCCGGTTACGATGCCACAACCGGCGGCGGCCTCTTCCCGCCCCTGCACATGGCCGTCGCCTATCCTTTCGACTCCGCCGAGCGCGGCCAGCAAATGTGTCTGGGCGAAGACCCCGGCTTCACCTACAGCCGGGTGGCCAACCCGACCAACGATATTTTGGAGAAACGACTGGCGGCGATGGAGGGCGCTGAGGCCGGGCTGGCGGCATCATCCGGTTTGGCCGCCGTGTTCATGGCCGTGTTGGAGGTCGTTCAACATAAACCGAACGCCGAAGTGGTCTGCTCCGGGCGAGTGTACGGCAACACCAAGAATCAACTGCGCCTGACGTGGACTCGACTCGGCGTGACCCCGCGCTTCGTGGACTCGCCCGAAGACCTGTCGGCCTGGGAAGCCGCCATCAACGACAAGACCGCCATCGTCTACGTCGAGTCGCCGAGCAACCCGGACGTGTTCGTGGCCGACGTGAAAGGGCTGGCCGATCTCGCTCACCGGCACAACCTGCCGTTGATGATTGACAGCACGCTGGCCACGCCGGCCATTCTGCGTCCGCTCGCCCTCGGCGCGGACGTTGTCATTCACTCGACGACCAAGTATCTCAGCGGCCACTCGGCGGCGCTGGGCGGAGCCATCATTGGCAGGCGCGATTTTGTCGAAGGCATTCGCAACGGCCACTATCACTTCACCGGCCCGACCATGAGCGCCTTCAATGCCTGGCTGACGTTGATGGGCGTGGAGACGCTGGGTTTGAGAATGGCTCGCGCCGTGAGCAGTGCTCAACAAGTGGCCGAATACCTGGCCGCACACCCGAAGATCAAAAGCGTGAACTACCCCGGCCTGCCGAGTCACCCGCAACACAAATTGGCAATGGCACAGATGGGGAGCGGCGGCACGTCGCTCATGTCGTTCGTCCTCGACGGCGGCAGGCGCGAAGCCTGGCAGGTGTTGGAATCGTTCAAGGTGATCTTGCAGGCTACACACTTGGGGAGTAATCAATCAGTGGCCGTTCACCCGGCGACGACGACCCACGTTCGCCAGCCCGTCGAGATGCGGGTCGCGGCGGGCGTGGTGGACGGTATGATTCGATTATCCGTCGGCCTCGAAGAGCCGGACGATCTGATCGGAGATTTGGATCAGGCGTTGAAAAAATTCTCGATTTACCAAACAGGCTCTTAG
- a CDS encoding tetratricopeptide repeat protein produces the protein MDETTNISQGGVNNSGDITLGQGDITGRDKITHIANYYGDAAPAALSLHQLPAPPADFTGRVEELADLLTLLGVGQGVTLSGLHGIGGVGKTALALKLAEQIKDRYLDAQFFLDLRGPSDSPLSPADAMSHVIRAYYPLNKLPDSEAELSALYLSVLDGKRALLLMDNARDAAQVAPLKPPASCCLLVTSRNHFHLPGLKSKSLDAMKAEEARALLVRIVPRLSPHPSPAGAPSAKNADRGGSGLPSPVGVVPTARERGLGMGAEAADEIARLCGYLPLALTAAASLLAETEDLDPADFARQLGDERARLELTGFTAGGLETSIEASLNLSYARLPSETARVFCALAVFPADFEALAEEAICDDADHKHLSDLVKRSLTRYDAEKKRYSLHDLARLFANSRLSAADRATLQQRHATHYETVLRAAKELYKKGGDDIKQGLTAFDAERGNIEAGQAWAVGQIDNLPDAAKLCSDYADAGVYVLDLRLHPREQIRWLEAALAAARKLKDRQAEGAWLGNLGLAWADLGDTRKAIEFYEQCLTILGEIGDRRSEGTMLGNLGIAHKNLGETRKAIEFYEQALAIDREIGDRRSEGAALGNLGNAWANLGETCKAIEYHEQQLIIVREIGDRRGEGNALGNLGTAWADLGETRKAIEYHEQALAIDREIGDRRGEGQDLGSLGIAYYNLGETRKAIEFYEQHLTIAREIGDRRGESIALWNMSLALDKLGERTQAIAQAEAALKIKEEIEDPWAEKVRKRLAEWREG, from the coding sequence ATGGACGAGACGACGAATATCTCGCAGGGCGGCGTCAACAACAGCGGCGACATCACGCTTGGTCAGGGCGACATCACCGGGCGCGACAAGATCACCCACATCGCCAACTACTACGGGGACGCCGCCCCTGCCGCCCTCTCTCTGCACCAACTCCCAGCGCCGCCCGCCGACTTCACCGGGCGCGTCGAAGAACTGGCTGACCTGCTGACCCTGCTTGGCGTCGGGCAGGGCGTGACCCTCTCCGGCTTGCACGGCATCGGCGGCGTGGGCAAGACGGCGCTGGCCCTCAAACTGGCCGAGCAGATCAAAGACCGCTACCTCGACGCCCAATTCTTCCTCGACCTGCGCGGGCCAAGCGACTCGCCCCTCTCGCCCGCCGACGCGATGAGCCACGTGATTCGCGCCTACTACCCGCTGAACAAACTGCCCGACTCCGAGGCCGAACTGAGCGCGCTTTATCTCTCGGTGCTGGACGGCAAGCGCGCCCTGCTGTTGATGGACAACGCCAGAGACGCGGCCCAAGTGGCCCCGCTCAAGCCGCCCGCCTCCTGCTGTTTGCTCGTCACCTCGCGCAATCATTTTCACTTGCCCGGCCTGAAGTCGAAGAGTCTGGATGCGATGAAGGCGGAGGAGGCGAGGGCGTTGTTGGTGAGGATTGTGCCACGGTTAAGCCCCCACCCCAGCCCCGCTGGCGCGCCGTCCGCAAAGAACGCGGACAGGGGAGGGAGCGGACTCCCTTCCCCTGTTGGTGTTGTTCCAACGGCGCGCGAGCGAGGGCTGGGGATGGGGGCCGAGGCGGCAGACGAAATCGCCCGCCTCTGCGGCTACCTGCCTCTGGCCCTCACCGCCGCCGCCAGCCTGCTGGCCGAAACCGAAGACCTTGACCCCGCCGACTTTGCCAGGCAACTGGGCGACGAGCGGGCGCGGCTGGAGCTGACCGGCTTCACTGCGGGCGGCCTCGAGACCAGCATCGAGGCCTCGCTCAACCTGAGCTACGCCCGCCTCCCTTCCGAAACCGCCCGCGTCTTTTGCGCCCTGGCCGTCTTCCCGGCAGACTTTGAGGCGCTGGCCGAAGAAGCCATTTGCGACGACGCCGACCACAAACACTTGAGTGATTTGGTGAAGCGAAGCTTGACGCGATACGATGCAGAGAAGAAACGATACAGCCTGCACGACCTCGCCCGCCTCTTTGCCAACTCGCGCCTGAGCGCCGCCGACCGCGCAACTTTGCAACAGCGCCACGCGACGCACTACGAAACCGTCCTTCGCGCCGCCAAAGAACTTTATAAAAAAGGCGGCGACGACATCAAACAAGGGCTGACCGCCTTCGATGCAGAGCGGGGCAACATTGAAGCCGGGCAGGCGTGGGCAGTAGGGCAAATTGACAATTTGCCCGACGCGGCGAAGTTGTGCAGTGATTACGCCGACGCCGGAGTGTATGTGCTTGACTTGCGCCTGCACCCTCGCGAGCAAATTCGCTGGCTGGAAGCCGCGCTGGCCGCCGCCCGAAAACTAAAAGATCGCCAAGCGGAGGGCGCATGGCTGGGCAACCTCGGCCTGGCCTGGGCCGACCTGGGCGATACCCGTAAGGCCATCGAGTTTTACGAACAGTGCTTGACTATCCTTGGCGAGATCGGCGACCGACGCAGCGAAGGGACGATGCTGGGCAACCTGGGCATTGCTCACAAAAATCTGGGTGAGACGCGCAAGGCTATCGAGTTTTACGAACAAGCGTTGGCGATTGACCGCGAGATCGGCGACCGACGTAGCGAAGGGGCGGCGCTGGGCAACCTGGGCAATGCCTGGGCCAACCTCGGCGAGACCTGCAAGGCTATTGAGTATCACGAACAACAGTTGATTATCGTTCGCGAGATCGGCGACCGGCGCGGCGAAGGCAATGCGCTGGGCAACTTGGGCACTGCCTGGGCCGACCTGGGCGAGACCCGCAAGGCCATCGAGTATCACGAACAAGCGTTGGCGATTGACCGCGAGATCGGCGACCGGCGCGGCGAAGGCCAAGACTTGGGCAGTCTCGGCATCGCCTACTACAACTTGGGCGAGACCCGCAAGGCCATCGAGTTTTACGAACAACACTTGACCATCGCCCGCGAGATCGGCGACCGGCGCGGCGAAAGTATTGCGCTGTGGAACATGAGCCTTGCGTTGGATAAACTGGGTGAACGCACGCAAGCGATTGCTCAGGCTGAAGCCGCGCTCAAAATCAAAGAAGAGATTGAAGACCCGTGGGCGGAGAAAGTGCGGAAGCGGTTGGCGGAGTGGCGGGAGGGATAG
- the surE gene encoding 5'/3'-nucleotidase SurE has product MHILVTNDDGVTAPGLATLAAALRESGLGKVTVLAPDRNWSASGHVKTLHKPLRVKRAQLFDGTEALACDGAPSDCVALAFLGVVKEKIDLVVSGINPFPNLGHDITYSGTVTAAMEGAISGVPAIAVSLDTPKFSDYGPAARAAARVAREVVARGLPPYTLLNLNVPGLPEDEIKGTRITRQGLSVYRDELVERLDPRGQPYYWIGGEAPIGKLEEHTDFAALADGYISITPLQLDLTAHGLIDSLREWKL; this is encoded by the coding sequence ATGCACATCCTTGTCACCAACGACGACGGCGTGACCGCGCCGGGGCTGGCAACGCTGGCCGCCGCCCTGCGCGAGTCCGGGCTGGGCAAAGTCACGGTGCTGGCCCCGGATCGCAACTGGTCGGCCTCGGGCCACGTCAAAACTTTGCACAAGCCGCTGCGAGTCAAACGCGCTCAGTTGTTTGATGGCACGGAAGCATTGGCCTGCGACGGCGCGCCGTCGGATTGTGTGGCGCTGGCGTTCCTGGGCGTCGTCAAAGAGAAGATTGACTTGGTCGTGTCGGGCATCAACCCGTTTCCGAATCTGGGCCACGATATCACCTACTCTGGCACGGTGACGGCGGCGATGGAGGGCGCGATCTCAGGTGTCCCGGCCATCGCCGTCTCGCTCGACACGCCGAAGTTTAGCGACTACGGGCCTGCCGCCCGCGCCGCCGCCCGCGTGGCCCGCGAGGTGGTCGCCCGCGGCCTGCCGCCTTACACCTTGCTCAACCTCAACGTGCCCGGCCTGCCCGAAGACGAAATCAAGGGCACTCGCATCACCCGGCAGGGCTTGAGTGTTTATCGTGATGAGTTGGTGGAGCGGCTCGACCCGCGCGGCCAGCCCTACTACTGGATAGGCGGCGAAGCGCCCATCGGCAAGCTGGAAGAGCACACCGACTTCGCCGCCCTGGCCGACGGCTACATCTCGATCACCCCGCTTCAACTGGATTTGACGGCGCACGGCCTGATTGACTCATTGCGCGAGTGGAAGTTGTAG
- a CDS encoding ester cyclase, giving the protein MSEANKAIVRRYREIYNTSQLDRLEEVLTADFTPHATFPGMPWNGLESARQVHMMTKAIFPDLHTATEDLIAEGDLVVERWTQTQTHSGGPFFIGNIPPSGKRITTTGISIYRIKGGKIVEHWADMDFLGVLQQVGAVPMPG; this is encoded by the coding sequence ATGTCTGAAGCCAACAAAGCCATCGTCCGCCGTTACCGCGAAATTTACAACACCAGCCAACTGGACCGGCTGGAGGAAGTGTTGACCGCCGATTTCACTCCTCACGCCACCTTCCCAGGGATGCCGTGGAACGGCCTGGAGTCTGCCAGGCAGGTTCACATGATGACCAAAGCCATCTTCCCCGATTTGCACACTGCTACTGAAGACCTGATTGCCGAGGGCGACCTGGTAGTGGAGCGCTGGACGCAGACCCAGACTCATAGCGGCGGACCGTTCTTCATCGGCAACATCCCGCCAAGCGGCAAACGCATTACGACGACCGGCATCAGCATTTACCGGATCAAAGGCGGCAAAATCGTCGAGCATTGGGCCGACATGGATTTCCTGGGCGTGCTCCAGCAAGTCGGCGCTGTGCCGATGCCGGGCTAA